A window of Tautonia plasticadhaerens contains these coding sequences:
- a CDS encoding REP-associated tyrosine transposase yields MSRTPIHRKRCRRDDEPGHAHALTFSCSRRLPLLSRDRTRRWLVEAIEEARSRACFDLWAYVIMPEHAHLLLWPGEPTDRVSEILWRIKRPVGRRAIAFLEREAPDWLTRLTVMHGDGTSERRFWQAGGGYDRNLVDPKTALRVVESIHRNPVRRGLVGRPEDWEWSSARWYAGFRPVPLEIDPTLPRVHDP; encoded by the coding sequence ATGAGCCGGACCCCGATCCATCGCAAGCGATGCCGACGCGATGACGAACCGGGTCATGCTCATGCACTGACGTTCTCGTGTTCTCGTCGGCTGCCGTTGCTGTCGCGCGATCGGACCCGACGTTGGCTCGTCGAGGCGATCGAGGAGGCCCGATCGCGGGCGTGCTTCGACCTCTGGGCCTACGTCATCATGCCCGAGCATGCCCACCTCCTGCTGTGGCCCGGGGAGCCGACCGACCGCGTCTCGGAGATCCTCTGGCGGATCAAGCGGCCCGTGGGTCGTCGGGCGATCGCCTTCCTGGAGCGGGAGGCCCCGGATTGGCTGACGCGGCTGACGGTCATGCACGGCGACGGCACGTCCGAGCGGCGATTCTGGCAGGCGGGGGGCGGATACGACCGCAATCTCGTGGATCCGAAGACCGCGTTGCGCGTCGTCGAATCCATCCATCGCAATCCCGTCCGCCGCGGGTTGGTGGGACGCCCGGAGGATTGGGAATGGTCCAGTGCCCGCTGGTATGCCGGATTCCGGCCGGTGCCCCTGGAGATCGACCCGACCCTGCCCCGGGTGCATGATCCGTGA
- a CDS encoding DUF5946 family protein, with translation MTETCPECGSAVPEGGSCRDHFHALLLLESQIPGGPGLLPHFYAVATYGLQHPRAMNYTADTLIGLRGAVADALDGRATIDELRRRARRGAEAAGRVTRRKGDAEVRWRVGGWPMTVADVLKSEPCADAYAERVTAWARSVRETLDEDGIDASPRAAADSARAGGRGSGATGSVRGTRADRRAWPLGDCPGA, from the coding sequence ATGACAGAGACCTGCCCGGAATGCGGCTCCGCTGTGCCCGAGGGCGGATCGTGCCGCGACCACTTCCACGCCCTGCTGCTGCTGGAGTCGCAGATCCCCGGCGGTCCCGGCCTGCTACCCCACTTCTACGCCGTCGCGACCTATGGTCTTCAGCATCCCAGGGCGATGAACTACACGGCCGACACCCTGATCGGACTCCGCGGGGCCGTCGCGGACGCGCTGGACGGCCGCGCGACGATCGACGAACTGAGGCGACGGGCGAGGCGTGGGGCCGAGGCGGCCGGGCGTGTCACTCGACGGAAGGGGGATGCGGAGGTCCGGTGGCGGGTCGGCGGTTGGCCCATGACGGTCGCGGACGTCCTCAAGTCGGAGCCCTGCGCCGATGCCTATGCCGAGCGGGTCACGGCCTGGGCTCGTTCCGTCCGCGAGACGCTCGATGAAGATGGCATCGACGCCTCACCTCGCGCTGCGGCGGACTCGGCCCGGGCGGGTGGCCGGGGTTCGGGTGCCACGGGTTCCGTCCGCGGAACCCGTGCCGATCGGAGGGCATGGCCACTCGGGGACTGTCCCGGGGCCTGA
- a CDS encoding IS110 family RNA-guided transposase, with the protein MPATHDRDHSTASTPTLYLAFELGWTTWKLAFADAPARAPRQVTIPARDTDALRREIARARRRLGLPDDAPVRSVFEAGRDGFWLHRYLIHHGHENLVVDPASIEVNRRARRAKSDGLDVVKLLAMLQRHHGGERGLWAVVNVPAPEDEDRRAPQRELMALKAERTEHSNRIKGLLAHLGLAFVVDGRLPERLAALRQWDGRPVPEHTAARLLREFERWKLVDAQVRDRENAQRRAVRDDAAPHVEQVRRLMDLKGVGPVGAWLLVQEIFGWRRIKNRRELASLVGLVPTPYQSGSSHREQGISKAGNRRVRWMLVELAWMWLQYQPRSALSRWYHERFGSGNARARKVGIVALARKLLVAFWKYLEFGEAPEGAEMVPWRKKLNGRLPAGTG; encoded by the coding sequence ATGCCAGCGACCCACGACCGCGATCATAGCACGGCCTCCACCCCGACGCTCTACCTGGCCTTCGAGCTGGGCTGGACCACCTGGAAGCTCGCCTTCGCCGACGCACCGGCCCGCGCCCCGCGTCAGGTCACCATCCCGGCCCGCGACACCGACGCCCTCCGGCGTGAGATCGCCCGGGCCCGCCGACGCCTCGGCCTGCCCGACGACGCGCCGGTCCGCTCGGTCTTCGAGGCCGGCCGCGATGGCTTCTGGCTGCATCGCTACCTGATCCACCACGGCCACGAGAACCTCGTCGTCGACCCGGCCAGCATCGAGGTCAACCGCCGCGCCCGCCGCGCCAAGAGCGACGGCCTGGACGTCGTCAAGCTGCTGGCCATGCTCCAGCGGCACCACGGCGGCGAGCGCGGGCTGTGGGCCGTGGTGAACGTCCCCGCGCCCGAGGACGAGGACCGCCGCGCCCCGCAGCGCGAGCTGATGGCCCTGAAGGCCGAGCGGACCGAGCACTCCAACCGGATCAAGGGGCTGCTGGCCCACCTCGGCCTGGCGTTCGTCGTCGACGGCCGCCTGCCCGAGCGGCTGGCCGCCCTGCGGCAGTGGGACGGCCGCCCGGTGCCCGAGCACACGGCGGCGCGGCTGCTCCGCGAGTTCGAGCGATGGAAGCTCGTCGACGCCCAGGTCCGCGACCGCGAGAACGCCCAGCGGCGGGCCGTCCGCGACGACGCGGCGCCGCACGTCGAGCAGGTCCGCCGGCTGATGGACCTCAAGGGGGTCGGTCCGGTGGGGGCCTGGCTGCTGGTGCAGGAGATCTTCGGGTGGCGTCGGATCAAGAACCGCCGCGAGTTGGCCAGCCTGGTGGGCCTGGTGCCGACGCCGTACCAGAGCGGCTCGTCGCACCGCGAGCAGGGCATCAGCAAGGCGGGCAACCGGCGGGTGCGGTGGATGCTGGTGGAACTGGCCTGGATGTGGCTCCAGTACCAGCCGCGGAGCGCGCTGAGCCGGTGGTATCACGAGCGGTTCGGCTCGGGCAACGCGCGGGCGCGGAAGGTGGGGATCGTGGCCCTGGCGCGCAAGCTGTTGGTGGCGTTCTGGAAGTACCTGGAGTTCGGCGAGGCGCCGGAGGGGGCGGAGATGGTGCCCTGGAGGAAGAAGCTCAACGGCCGGCTGCCGGCGGGTACGGGCTGA
- a CDS encoding IS256 family transposase codes for MTHQMQPTALDEITELLAEHGFDGLASAITILLNEVMKIERAHALGAAPYQRSERRTGHANGFKPKTLHTRLGPLGVEVPQTRGVAFYPSALEKGVRSERALKLAVAEMDVQGVSTRKVAAITEKLCGLEVTSGEVSRAAEALDEELERWRSRPLGETPYLILDARYEHVRHGGQVVSCAVLTAIGIDTQGKRSILGVSVSLSEAEAHWRDFLASLQARGLHGVKLVVADAHAGLKEALKARLTGVPWQRCQFHLIENAMAFVPKPGMRKAVVASLRAVFDAPDRTEAERQLDIAVRKYRATAPRLAEWLEANVPEGLAVFALPPSHRRRLRTINMLERLNKELKRRTRVAGLFPNEASALRLVSAVAMEISEDWETNRRYLTMEPE; via the coding sequence ATGACCCACCAGATGCAGCCTACCGCCCTGGACGAGATCACGGAACTGCTGGCCGAGCACGGCTTCGACGGGCTCGCCTCCGCCATCACCATCCTGCTCAACGAGGTCATGAAGATCGAGCGGGCCCACGCCCTGGGGGCCGCCCCCTATCAGCGGTCCGAGCGACGGACCGGCCACGCCAACGGCTTCAAGCCCAAGACGCTGCACACCCGGCTCGGCCCGCTTGGCGTCGAAGTGCCGCAGACCCGGGGCGTCGCCTTCTACCCCTCGGCCCTGGAGAAAGGCGTCCGCAGCGAGCGGGCTCTGAAGCTGGCCGTCGCCGAGATGGACGTGCAGGGCGTCTCGACCCGCAAGGTGGCCGCCATCACCGAGAAACTCTGCGGCCTGGAGGTCACCAGCGGCGAGGTCAGCCGTGCCGCCGAGGCCCTCGACGAGGAGTTGGAACGGTGGCGATCCCGCCCTCTCGGCGAGACGCCGTACCTGATCCTGGATGCACGCTACGAACACGTCCGGCACGGCGGCCAGGTCGTCTCGTGTGCCGTCCTGACGGCCATCGGCATCGACACGCAGGGCAAGCGGTCGATCCTCGGCGTGAGCGTCTCGCTATCGGAGGCCGAGGCCCACTGGAGGGACTTCCTCGCCTCGCTCCAGGCCCGGGGCCTGCACGGGGTCAAGCTCGTCGTCGCCGACGCCCACGCCGGGCTGAAGGAGGCCCTCAAGGCCAGGCTGACGGGCGTGCCGTGGCAGCGGTGCCAGTTCCACCTGATCGAGAACGCCATGGCCTTCGTGCCCAAGCCCGGGATGCGGAAGGCGGTGGTGGCGAGCTTGCGGGCGGTCTTCGACGCCCCGGACCGGACGGAGGCCGAGCGGCAGTTGGACATCGCCGTGAGGAAGTACCGGGCGACGGCCCCGAGGCTGGCCGAGTGGCTGGAGGCCAACGTGCCGGAGGGGCTGGCCGTCTTCGCCCTGCCGCCCTCGCATCGGCGACGGCTGCGGACGATCAACATGCTGGAGCGGCTCAACAAGGAGTTGAAGCGGAGGACGAGGGTCGCCGGGCTGTTCCCGAACGAGGCGTCGGCCCTGCGGCTGGTCAGTGCCGTGGCGATGGAGATCAGCGAGGACTGGGAGACGAACCGCAGATACCTGACGATGGAGCCGGAGTGA
- a CDS encoding PP2C family protein-serine/threonine phosphatase, with the protein MRAAVAAPEPQTMRCLEIRGGTEAVEQSLDLPGLQAFIYSRPHGGDARGGDVHYVSVCGGGATVRAVVADVSGHGDSVAEFSGVLRALVRKHIARHDQTSLVEALNREFGARAELSRFATAVVATFLPGSHRLTVSNAAHPRPLYYKADPGEWMILAPETAAAAGANLPLGVLDDAPYEQFAVTMAPGDVVVLYTDALTEAADPSGLMLGESGLLEMARHLDPSEARRLGPGLLEAARLFRDGRPAEDDETLVVLRHDGTGTRFPGPLQFPLVMAKMFGLVRV; encoded by the coding sequence ATGCGTGCCGCCGTCGCCGCCCCCGAGCCGCAGACGATGCGATGCCTGGAGATCCGAGGGGGGACCGAGGCGGTCGAGCAGTCCCTCGACCTGCCCGGCCTCCAGGCGTTCATCTACAGCCGCCCCCACGGCGGCGACGCCCGGGGGGGGGACGTGCACTACGTCTCCGTCTGCGGCGGGGGGGCGACCGTGCGGGCGGTCGTGGCGGACGTCTCCGGCCACGGGGACTCGGTGGCCGAGTTCTCGGGCGTCCTGCGGGCGCTGGTCCGCAAGCACATCGCCCGGCACGACCAGACGAGCCTGGTCGAGGCCCTCAACCGGGAGTTCGGCGCCCGGGCCGAGCTGAGCCGGTTCGCCACGGCGGTCGTCGCCACGTTCCTGCCCGGCAGCCACCGGCTGACCGTCTCCAACGCCGCCCACCCGAGGCCGCTCTACTACAAGGCCGACCCCGGCGAGTGGATGATCCTCGCCCCCGAGACGGCCGCCGCCGCCGGGGCGAACCTGCCGCTGGGGGTCCTGGACGACGCCCCTTACGAGCAGTTCGCCGTGACGATGGCCCCCGGGGACGTGGTGGTCCTCTACACCGACGCCCTCACCGAGGCCGCCGACCCCTCCGGCCTGATGCTCGGCGAGTCCGGCCTGCTGGAGATGGCCCGCCACCTCGACCCCTCCGAAGCCAGGCGCCTCGGTCCCGGCCTGCTCGAAGCCGCCCGCCTCTTCCGGGACGGCCGCCCCGCCGAGGACGACGAGACCCTCGTCGTCCTCCGCCACGACGGCACCGGCACCCGGTTCCCCGGCCCGCTCCAGTTCCCCCTCGTCATGGCCAAGATGTTCGGCCTCGTCCGGGTCTGA
- a CDS encoding nucleoside deaminase, producing MDHETYMARAVAACRLGISEGQSPFGSVIVRGGRILAEAHNTVWRDTDPTAHAEVNALRLACRSLGSIDLSGAVLYTTCEPCPMCLAASHWARVSLVVFGASIADAADAGFTELGVPAGELARLGGSPLVVEPGPLRDDCRALFGEWKAARGRPY from the coding sequence ATGGATCACGAGACCTACATGGCGAGGGCCGTGGCCGCCTGCCGGCTCGGCATCTCCGAGGGCCAGTCCCCCTTCGGCTCGGTGATCGTCCGGGGCGGCCGGATCCTCGCCGAGGCGCACAACACCGTCTGGCGAGACACCGACCCGACCGCCCACGCCGAGGTCAACGCCCTGCGCCTGGCCTGCCGGTCCCTCGGCTCGATCGACCTCTCCGGCGCCGTGCTGTACACCACCTGCGAGCCCTGCCCGATGTGCCTGGCCGCCTCGCACTGGGCCCGCGTCTCGCTCGTCGTCTTCGGCGCCTCGATCGCCGACGCCGCCGACGCCGGCTTCACCGAGCTGGGCGTCCCCGCCGGGGAGCTGGCCCGGCTCGGCGGCAGCCCCCTGGTCGTCGAGCCCGGCCCGCTCCGGGACGACTGTCGGGCCCTGTTCGGGGAGTGGAAGGCCGCCCGGGGCCGCCCCTACTAG
- a CDS encoding thioester domain-containing protein — MAWLLGPACALTLIALAASAPTARAGLMVQANTTFNGGNNGINVDFRFGTGSWQGTSPGNFTTIVHGPSPFGTWNVSFTTYCVDLSEYVQPSSPNTAMVSLTGESGLLDTNSRPRDIGAAGWVLENYGFASPSELKAAGGLASNVNLTTKEASAAIQLAIWEATYDGSGAGGTLGVGTNYLGTGSLTFRGSAYDNANVSAVANGILSLRDVRTSAVGLFNYPPIAGGPQTPADQDQIFLPPAGTRSAVPEPSTLAMAAVGGLIGLASLCRQRLRRKTPRP; from the coding sequence TTGGCCTGGCTGCTCGGGCCGGCCTGTGCCCTAACCCTGATCGCCCTCGCGGCCTCGGCGCCGACCGCCCGGGCCGGCTTGATGGTCCAGGCCAACACGACGTTCAACGGCGGCAACAACGGCATCAACGTCGACTTCCGATTCGGGACCGGGTCGTGGCAGGGCACCTCGCCCGGCAACTTCACGACGATCGTCCACGGGCCGAGCCCCTTCGGCACCTGGAACGTCTCGTTCACGACCTACTGCGTCGACCTGTCGGAGTACGTCCAGCCGTCCAGCCCGAACACGGCCATGGTCTCGCTCACCGGCGAGAGCGGCCTGCTCGACACCAACTCGCGGCCCCGGGACATCGGCGCGGCCGGGTGGGTCCTCGAGAACTACGGCTTCGCCTCCCCGAGCGAATTGAAGGCGGCCGGCGGCCTCGCCTCAAACGTCAACCTCACCACCAAGGAGGCGTCGGCGGCCATCCAGCTGGCCATCTGGGAGGCGACCTACGACGGCAGCGGGGCCGGCGGCACGCTGGGCGTCGGTACCAACTACCTCGGGACCGGGTCGCTGACCTTCAGGGGCAGCGCCTATGACAATGCCAACGTGAGTGCCGTCGCCAACGGCATCCTCAGCCTCCGCGACGTCCGGACGAGTGCCGTCGGCCTGTTCAACTACCCGCCGATCGCCGGAGGGCCCCAGACGCCCGCCGACCAGGACCAGATCTTCCTGCCCCCCGCCGGCACGCGGAGCGCCGTGCCAGAGCCCTCGACGCTGGCGATGGCGGCCGTCGGCGGCCTGATCGGCCTGGCATCGCTCTGCCGGCAGCGGCTCCGCCGGAAGACGCCCCGGCCCTGA
- a CDS encoding ADP-ribosylglycohydrolase family protein: protein MLRDRIEGGLLGLLVGDALGVPYEFHAPEDLPPVEAIEMTPPEGFRRAHATVPPGTWSDDGAQALCLLASLLDCGRLELEDLGRRLVDWHGRGYLAVGGVVFDIGITTAGALHRLRDGVPAELAGPTGERDNGNGSLMRALPLALWHLGGDAELADLACSQSKLTHGHARSQACCALYCLWARRILQGAPDPWRDAVSTLRGLCDYDSPLMIELEGAIRPDEPPSGRGTGYVVDCLRSARLALDAGPYEAVVKAAVALGHDTDTTACVAGGLAGLRDGASAIPARWLDALRGKPLYEPLLDRLVDRLGESG from the coding sequence ATGCTGCGAGATCGGATCGAGGGCGGGCTGCTCGGCCTGCTCGTCGGCGACGCCCTGGGCGTCCCCTACGAGTTCCACGCTCCCGAGGACCTGCCGCCGGTCGAGGCGATCGAGATGACCCCGCCCGAGGGCTTCCGCCGGGCCCACGCCACCGTGCCGCCCGGCACCTGGTCCGACGACGGGGCCCAGGCGCTCTGCCTGCTCGCCTCGCTGCTGGACTGCGGCCGGCTGGAGTTGGAGGATCTGGGTCGCCGCCTGGTCGACTGGCACGGGCGCGGGTACCTCGCCGTCGGCGGCGTGGTCTTCGACATCGGCATCACCACCGCCGGCGCCCTGCACCGCCTCCGGGACGGCGTGCCCGCCGAGCTGGCCGGCCCGACCGGCGAGCGGGACAACGGCAACGGCTCGCTGATGCGGGCGCTCCCCCTGGCGCTCTGGCACCTCGGCGGGGATGCCGAGCTGGCCGACCTGGCCTGCTCGCAGTCGAAGCTCACCCACGGCCACGCCCGGTCTCAGGCCTGCTGCGCCCTGTACTGCCTCTGGGCCCGCCGGATCCTCCAGGGCGCCCCCGACCCCTGGCGGGACGCCGTCTCCACCCTCCGCGGGCTCTGCGACTACGACTCCCCGCTGATGATCGAGCTGGAGGGGGCCATCCGCCCCGACGAGCCCCCCTCCGGCCGGGGCACCGGCTACGTCGTCGACTGCCTCCGGTCCGCCCGGCTGGCCCTGGACGCCGGGCCCTACGAGGCGGTGGTCAAGGCCGCGGTCGCCCTCGGCCACGACACCGACACCACCGCCTGCGTGGCCGGAGGCCTCGCCGGCCTGAGGGACGGCGCCTCCGCCATCCCCGCCCGCTGGCTCGACGCCCTGCGCGGCAAGCCCCTGTACGAGCCGCTGCTCGATCGGCTGGTCGATCGCCTCGGCGAGTCGGGCTGA
- a CDS encoding RNA polymerase sigma factor yields the protein MPGHRSVAPRGDLDTLFRLGVMGDWPDSRLLDHFASHLDPSGEAAFEALVRRHGPTVWRVCLGLLRDPHAAEDAFQATFLVLARRSGSIRNRDSASAWLCGVARRIALRSRLDASRRRSRERLAARPEAEPEAPRDSHEALLQEVDRLPARYRLPVVLHDLGGCPYDEVARRLGCPIGTVKVRLSRARALLRRRLTRRGLSPSTASPPPALPVPLSAALADRTVRSAVSLGLGRTALDALPPAVSASARWMLNAMILSQLKAAAALVAGTLLLATGAGLVVASQESGTPPPGNTPSPPVAASPAPPVTRSHPWRLPAPPPEEIERRVLEVTADLDDPYDRAEILLSLGRAQLRRGQPVEALDTLRAARLAAEQIPREAQLTGQHPIARIAAAQAEAGDRDAALDTFSKAAEVVSSLDEEGQLRNWGGLMRVWLDSVGRAISAPPPTPMRTSCCVVNNSRRTSSSRSRRWQATSPRRCGSSGNRRRTGEPMAMRIGRTPCSRSLAPSCPMMHRPTRASPRRGTRSSRTPGGPAPGSGISRGLPRSSPASAGSTTPGRPSRSPPLGPTAATCSIWPACSSTWPSGRRPKGAGPGPWTRWMTRSGSSRRSRVRITSSPPSHGRPSCCFPWARWSGPRP from the coding sequence ATGCCGGGACATCGATCGGTCGCCCCCCGGGGCGACCTGGACACGCTGTTTCGCCTGGGGGTGATGGGCGACTGGCCCGACTCCCGACTGCTGGACCACTTCGCCTCCCACCTCGACCCCTCCGGCGAGGCCGCCTTCGAGGCCCTCGTCCGGCGCCACGGGCCGACGGTCTGGCGGGTCTGCCTCGGCCTGCTCCGGGACCCCCACGCCGCCGAGGACGCCTTCCAGGCCACCTTCCTCGTCCTCGCCCGGCGATCGGGTTCGATCCGGAACCGGGACTCCGCCTCGGCCTGGCTCTGCGGGGTCGCCCGCCGGATCGCCCTCCGATCCCGCCTCGACGCCTCCCGGCGACGCTCCCGGGAACGGCTCGCCGCCCGGCCCGAGGCCGAGCCCGAGGCGCCCCGGGACTCCCACGAGGCCCTGCTCCAAGAGGTCGACCGCCTGCCCGCCCGCTACCGCCTCCCGGTGGTCCTGCACGACCTCGGCGGCTGCCCGTACGACGAGGTCGCCCGACGGCTCGGCTGCCCGATCGGCACCGTCAAGGTCCGCCTCTCCCGGGCCCGGGCCCTGCTCCGACGCCGCCTGACCCGCCGAGGGCTCAGCCCCTCGACCGCGAGCCCGCCCCCGGCCCTGCCCGTCCCCCTTTCCGCCGCCCTCGCCGACCGCACCGTCCGATCGGCCGTCTCCCTCGGCCTGGGCCGGACCGCCCTCGACGCCCTGCCGCCCGCCGTCTCCGCCTCGGCCCGATGGATGCTCAACGCCATGATCCTCTCCCAGCTCAAGGCCGCCGCCGCCCTCGTCGCCGGCACCCTGCTCCTGGCCACCGGCGCCGGGCTCGTCGTCGCCTCGCAGGAATCGGGTACGCCGCCCCCGGGAAACACCCCCTCGCCTCCGGTCGCCGCCTCCCCCGCTCCCCCCGTCACTCGGTCCCACCCCTGGCGTCTCCCCGCCCCGCCGCCCGAGGAGATCGAGCGTCGCGTCCTGGAGGTCACGGCCGACCTCGACGACCCCTACGACCGGGCCGAAATCCTCCTCAGCCTGGGGCGTGCCCAGCTCCGCCGCGGCCAGCCCGTCGAGGCGCTCGACACCCTCCGCGCCGCCCGCCTCGCGGCCGAGCAGATCCCCCGCGAGGCCCAACTCACCGGCCAACATCCGATCGCCCGCATCGCCGCCGCCCAGGCCGAGGCCGGCGACCGCGACGCCGCCCTCGACACCTTCAGCAAGGCCGCCGAGGTCGTCTCCTCCCTGGACGAGGAAGGGCAACTCCGGAATTGGGGCGGATTGATGCGGGTCTGGCTCGATTCGGTCGGGCGGGCGATCTCCGCACCGCCGCCGACGCCTATGCGGACTTCCTGTTGCGTCGTCAACAACTCACGCCGAACAAGCTCGTCGAGATCGAGGCGATGGCAGGCGACTTCGCCGAGGCGCTGCGGATCCTCAGGGAATCGGAGGCGTACCGGAGAGCCAATGGCGATGCGAATCGGACGAACGCCCTGCTCCAGGTCGCTGGCGCCCTCTTGCCCGATGATGCACAGGCCGACGAGAGCCTCACCGAGACGCGGGACGCGATCCTCTCGAACTCCTGGGGGCCCGGCACCCGGTTCTGGGATCTCACGAGGCTTGCCGAGATCCAGTCCCGCCTCGGCCGGTTCGACGACGCCCGGGCGACCATCGCGCTCGCCCCCCCTCGGACCGACGGCGGCGACCTGTTCAATTTGGCCCGCGTGTTCGTCGACCTGGCCGAGCGGCAGGCGGCCGAAGGGGGCCGGGCCGGGGCCCTGGACGCGGTGGATGACACGCTCCGGGTCGTCTCGACGATCGAGGGTCCGGATTACAAGTTCACCCCCCTCTCACGGGCGGCCAAGCTGCTGCTTTCCCTGGGCGAGGTGGAGCGGGCCGAGGCCGTGA
- a CDS encoding tetratricopeptide repeat protein, with protein sequence MNTSQSDKDTPRVIIEATREGFEQEVIERSKSVPVVVDFWAEWCGPCRMLGPVLEKLAREYDGRFVLVKADTEQLGDVASAFGVQGIPAVFGLRDARIVDSFVGVQPEAMIRQWLDRLMPSPAEVLCGEAAALEDADPAAAEARYREALGLDAKLPKARIGLAGALERQGKLDEARAEVAALERRGFLEPEAEAVKARLALDLAAADAGDLAAARAEAESHPDDLPARYRLAEALAAAGQHEEALATCLDLVERDRRGVGEQARQTMLALFNLLPPDDPLVADYRRKLSFVL encoded by the coding sequence ATGAACACGTCCCAGAGCGACAAGGACACGCCCCGGGTCATCATCGAGGCCACCCGTGAGGGCTTCGAGCAGGAGGTCATCGAGCGGTCGAAGTCCGTCCCCGTCGTGGTCGACTTCTGGGCCGAGTGGTGCGGCCCCTGCCGGATGCTCGGCCCGGTCCTGGAGAAGCTGGCCCGGGAGTACGACGGCCGGTTCGTCCTGGTGAAGGCCGACACCGAGCAGCTCGGCGACGTCGCCTCGGCCTTCGGCGTCCAGGGCATCCCCGCCGTCTTCGGCCTGCGGGACGCCCGGATCGTCGACTCCTTCGTCGGCGTCCAACCCGAGGCGATGATCCGCCAGTGGCTCGACCGCCTCATGCCCTCCCCCGCCGAGGTCCTCTGCGGCGAGGCCGCCGCCCTGGAGGACGCCGACCCCGCCGCCGCCGAGGCCCGCTACCGCGAGGCCCTCGGGCTCGACGCCAAGCTGCCGAAGGCCCGGATCGGCCTGGCCGGCGCGCTGGAACGGCAAGGCAAGCTCGACGAGGCCCGGGCCGAGGTCGCAGCCCTGGAACGCCGGGGCTTCCTCGAACCCGAGGCCGAGGCGGTCAAGGCCCGCCTCGCGCTCGACCTCGCCGCCGCCGACGCCGGCGACCTCGCCGCCGCCCGGGCCGAGGCAGAGTCCCACCCCGACGACCTCCCCGCCCGGTACCGCCTCGCCGAGGCCCTCGCCGCCGCCGGCCAGCACGAGGAGGCCCTGGCGACCTGCCTCGACCTGGTCGAACGCGACCGCCGCGGCGTCGGCGAGCAGGCCCGCCAGACCATGCTCGCCCTCTTCAACCTCCTCCCCCCCGACGACCCCCTCGTGGCCGACTACCGCCGCAAGCTGTCCTTCGTCCTCTGA
- a CDS encoding response regulator encodes MPRTVLIVDDERDANDLMAGLVKARSDRPVQVFDGGAVLPAVAEHDPELILLDVMLPDVDGYEVCARLKRRRATNLIPVIMVTALHSEHDRVHGVRVGANEYLTKPFTPDQLFEVMDRAFAWREEHMTRGTAGEIEFDIRSETDYLAELNDMLTDLYVRTPLTERQIKDLKQAVMEMGSNAIEWGHRKNAELTLRITYRIESDNVTLIIRDQGPGFDPGHIPHAAQADDPIAHLDVRNELGIREGGFGIMLARGLVDEFRYNDKGNEVTLVKRFESTGAADLPEGD; translated from the coding sequence ATGCCGCGCACCGTGCTGATCGTCGACGACGAGCGCGACGCCAACGACCTGATGGCCGGGCTCGTCAAGGCCCGAAGCGACCGGCCGGTCCAGGTCTTCGACGGCGGCGCCGTGCTCCCCGCCGTCGCGGAACACGACCCGGAGCTGATCCTGCTCGACGTGATGCTGCCCGACGTCGACGGCTATGAGGTCTGCGCCCGGCTGAAGCGGCGGCGGGCCACCAACCTGATCCCCGTGATCATGGTCACCGCCCTGCACTCCGAGCACGACCGGGTGCACGGCGTCCGCGTGGGGGCCAACGAATACCTGACCAAGCCCTTCACCCCGGACCAGCTCTTCGAGGTGATGGACCGGGCCTTCGCCTGGCGGGAGGAGCACATGACCCGGGGCACCGCCGGCGAGATCGAGTTCGACATCCGCAGCGAGACGGACTACCTCGCCGAGCTGAACGACATGCTCACGGACCTCTACGTCCGCACCCCCCTGACCGAGCGGCAGATCAAGGATCTGAAGCAGGCCGTGATGGAGATGGGCTCCAACGCCATCGAGTGGGGCCACCGCAAGAACGCCGAGCTGACGCTCCGGATCACCTACCGGATCGAGTCCGACAACGTCACCCTGATCATCCGGGACCAGGGGCCCGGCTTCGACCCCGGCCACATCCCCCACGCCGCCCAGGCCGACGACCCGATCGCCCACCTCGACGTCCGCAACGAGCTGGGCATCCGCGAGGGCGGCTTCGGCATCATGCTCGCCCGGGGCCTCGTCGACGAGTTCCGCTACAACGACAAGGGCAACGAGGTCACCCTGGTCAAGCGCTTCGAGTCCACCGGCGCCGCCGACCTGCCCGAGGGGGACTGA